The Montipora capricornis isolate CH-2021 chromosome 3, ASM3666992v2, whole genome shotgun sequence genome window below encodes:
- the LOC138043880 gene encoding uncharacterized protein, whose amino-acid sequence MAARCPELESVEESQNDSNTSSEPEPPTAKKKKTSLLGAAKYRTTFKSEWSKLYPVKAVRNDKHSFYCVPCLKTIRCDHQGLKDVKDHCSTESHKNLTKAAKTQPSVANMFGSGDSTKQSAVTRAEVLTTNFLIQHNLPLATSDHLGPLFRAIFPDSEIAKQYGCARTKTMAIINKALGPHCHSYVVQHCQKHPFSIGIDGSSDTDVEKMNPATVRIFDINRSKTVTSHFYHMCVTSGRDASKAATLFDVFEEKIEADERPWTQIVSLSVDNTNSMVGAHNSLASRLKAKNPETYVLGCPCHLAHIAASEAHDAFAKIMGISAEELLIDQYYWFEKSTKRKGILLEYMQFCNQEYGKILKHSSTRWLSLERCIQRTIEKYAGLKSYFLSEDAADARFKGLHKAFENPLTEVSLFFHNASIPLFTNFNKLLQSDEPSIHIVYDSVIKLATTLGNRIIKVEVMKKPLNEINLQDPTIYIPLASIHLGGMTKFTLQRLLNQGDISQTVYTRFLTAACEYFKAAFQYVLSKFPLNDELLKHARWINVQKRSQAKWESVEYFLSRFQSALNTVNIDELYDEFCDYKSLTDEDIGLTAWKEAKVVDGSVNDQEIFHYRVDILWWHLSQMVIPESSAKRFCHLQNVAELVVVLPHSNAGEERLFSMVRKNKTDSRSSLKLEGTLSNLLAMKLQYPEDTSPCFKFNPDENSISAAKKAAKEYNRGH is encoded by the coding sequence atggctgctcGTTGTCCAGAACTCGAGAGTGTAGAAGAATCACAAAATGACTCAAATACGTCTTCGGAACCTGAGCCACCTACcgcgaagaaaaagaaaacatctcTTCTTGGAGCAGCTAAGTATCGTACAACATTTAAGAGCGAGTGGAGTAAGTTATATCCTGTTAAAGCAGTAAGAAACGACAAGCATTCTTTTTATTGTGTGCCTTGTCTCAAGACAATACGGTGTGACCATCAGGGTCTAAAAGACGTGAAAGATCATTGTAGTACAGAATCTCATAAGAATCTGACGAAAGCAGCAAAAACTCAGCCATCAGTAGCGAACATGTTTGGTTCAGGGGATAGCACTAAACAAAGTGCAGTTACCAGAGCAGAAGTCTTAACAACAAACTTTCTAATTCAGCATAACCTTCCTCTTGCAACGTCAGATCACCTTGGGCCACTTTTTAGAGCAATTTTTCCGGACAGTGAAATTGCTAAGCAGTATGGATGTGCAAGAACAAAGACTATGGCTATCATCAATAAGGCTCTGGGACCACATTGTCACAGCTATGTTGTACAGCACTGTCAGAAACATCCATTCAGTATTGGGATTGATGGGTCAAGTGATACAGATGTTGAAAAGATGAACCCAGCAACCGTAAGAATTTTTGATATAAACAGATCCAAAACTGTTACATCTCACTTTTATCATATGTGTGTAACAAGTGGCAGGGATGCATCAAAAGCAGCAACTCTTTTTGATGTTTTCGAGGAAAAGATAGAGGCTGATGAAAGACCATGGACTCAAATTGTCAGCCTTTCAGTAGATAACACTAATTCAATGGTGGGTGCTCACAATTCTTTGGCATCCCGCTTGAAAGCAAAAAATCCAGAGACCTATGTCTTGGGATGTCCTTGCCATTTGGCCCACATTGCAGCAAGTGAAGCTCATGATGCATTTGCAAAGATAATGGGAATCAGTGCAGAAGAGCTCCTTATTGATCAGTATTACTGGTTTGAGAAAAGCACAAAACGGAAAGGGATCTTACTTGAGTACATGCAGTTTTGTAACCAGGAATATGGTAAGATTCTGAAGCATTCTTCTACAAGGTGGCTTTCTTTAGAACGCTGCATTCAACGTACAATTGAGAAGTATGCTGGATTAAAATCATACTTCTTAAGTGAAGATGCTGCTGATGCAAGATTCAAGGGGTTACATAAAGCCTTTGAAAATCCACTCACAGAAGTTTCCTTGTTTTTTCACAATGCTTCAATCCcactgtttacaaattttaacaAACTTTTGCAGTCAGATGAGCCATCAATTCACATTGTTTACGACTCAGTCATAAAACTTGCAACTACTCTTGGGAATCGTATCATCAAGGTAGAGGTCATGAAGAAACCACTAAATGAGATTAATTTGCAAGATCCAACGATTTATATACCCCTGGCATCAATACACTTGGGGGGAATGACAAAGTTTACACTGCAGCGACTACTTAATCAAGGAGATATATCTCAAACGGTCTACACTCGTTTCTTAACAGCAGCATGCGAATATTTCAAGGCAGCTTTCCAGTATGTTCTGAGCAAATTTCCTCTAAATGATGAACTGCTGAAGCATGCAAGATGGATCAATGTTCAGAAACGTAGTCAGGCAAAATGGGAGAGTGTAGAGTACTTTCTATCCAGGTTCCAATCAGCCTTGAACACTGTGAACATTGATGAGCTGTATGACGAATTTTGCGATTATAAGTCTCTAACAGATGAAGATATTGGTCTGACTGCTTGGAAGGAAGCCAAAGTTGTTGATGGATCAGTGAATGATCAGGAAATTTTCCATTACAGAGTAGACATTTTGTGGTGGCACTTATCACAAATGGTAATTCCTGAGTCATCAGCTAAAAGATTTTGCCATCTTCAAAATGTGGCAGAGCTGGTCGTAGTTTTGCCACACAGTAATGCAGGGGAGGAGAGGCTGTTCAGCATGGTCCGCAAGAACAAAACAGATAGCCGTTCCTCCCTTAAACTGGAGGGGACTCTGTCGAATTTACTGGCAATGAAGTTACAGTACCCAGAGGACACTTCACCGTGTTTTAAGTTCAACCCCGATGAAAATTCAATCAGCGCTGCCAAAAAAGCTGCCAAAGAGTACAACAGGGGGCACTAA